In Populus nigra chromosome 1, ddPopNigr1.1, whole genome shotgun sequence, one genomic interval encodes:
- the LOC133687916 gene encoding dynein light chain 1, cytoplasmic-like: MDIIKSRRQKEEQAAGLKQHFFTAQNRQEEATLIMAQDRSPTEEVMKLAAIALSLNVRLRSSDMPVDMQERALRYARSFLDDPSISSAPKHRPNPTLLARALKKEFDSVYGVAWHCVAGKSFGSFVTHSPGGFMYFSIDSLFIVLFKTEVKMVTELEPSSQIS, translated from the exons ATGGATATCATTAAATCCCGAAGACAGAAAGAGGAGCAAGCTGCTGGCTTGAAACAACATTTTTTCACTGCCCAAAACAGACAAGAAGAAGCGACATTAATAATGGCCCAAGATAGGTCTCCGACAGAGGAAGTCATGAAGCTAGCTGCCATTGCACTAAGCTTAAATGTAAGGCTAAGATCTTCCGACATGCCAGTCGACATGCAAGAACGTGCCCTTCGCTATGCAAGATCATTTCTCGACGACCCATCAATATCATCAGCTCCCAAACACCGCCCCAATCCTACCCTCCTTGCTCGAGCCCTCAAAAAG GAATTTGACTCGGTATATGGGGTGGCCTGGCACTGTGTGGCGGGGAAGAGTTTTGGGTCGTTTGTGACTCACTCACCAGGTGGATTCATGTACTTCTCTATCGACTCGCTGTTTATTGTTCTCTTCAAAACAGAGGTGAAGATGGTCACGGAATTGGAACCTTCTTCCCAGATCAGCTGA
- the LOC133695036 gene encoding laccase-17-like, whose product MGASFLPTPAFLAVFLISFVTLSIHPEPALAITRHYKFDVMLQNVTRLCHTKSIVTVNGKFPGPRIVAREGDRLLIKVVNHVQNNISIHWHGIRQLRSGWADGPAYITQCPIQTGQSYVYNYTIVGQRGTLWWHAHISWLRSTLYGPLIILPKIGTTYPFAKPHKEVPIIFGEWFNADPEAIINQAMQTGGGPNVSDAYTINGFPGPLYNCSAKDTFKLKVKPGKTYLLRMINAALNDELFFSIANHTLTVVDVDAIYVKPFDTETLLIAPGQTTNVLLKTKPHHPNASFFMSARPYVTGQGTFDNSTVAGILEYEESNKTIKSSHSPKKLPLYKPNLPPLNDTSFATSFTSKLRSLASAEFPANVPQKVDRQFFFSVGLGTNPCSKNKTCQGPNGTMFAASVNNVSFVMPTKALLQAHHFGQSKGVYSPNFPINPLIPFNYTGTPPNNTMVSNGTKLVVLPFNTSVELIMQDTSILSAESHPLHLHGFNFFVVGEGFGNFDPKKDPANFNLVDPVERNTVGVPSGGWVAIRFLADNPGVWFMHCHLEVHTSWGLKMAWVVLDGKLPNQKLLPPPADLPKC is encoded by the exons ATGGGTGCTTCATTTCTTCCAACACCAGCATTTCTTGCAGTTTTTCTCATCTCATTTGTCACCTTGTCTATCCATCCAGAGCCCGCACTTGCCATTACCAGGCACTACAAATTTGAT GTTATGTTACAAAATGTGACCCGCCTTTGCCACACCAAGAGCATTGTAACAGTCAACGGCAAGTTCCCGGGGCCTCGCATTGTTGCTAGGGAGGGTGATCGTCTTCTTATTAAAGTGGTTAACCATGTCCAAAACAATATCTCTATTCACTG GCATGGAATTCGGCAGCTTCGAAGTGGGTGGGCTGATGGACCGGCATACATAACTCAGTGCCCTATACAAACTGGACAGAGCTATGTGTACAACTACACCATCGTAGGACAAAGAGGCACTCTTTGGTGGCATGCTCATATATCATGGTTAAGATCAACTCTCTACGGTCCACTTATCATTCTTCCCAAAATCGGCACTACATATCCATTTGCTAAACCTCACAAGGAAGTTCCAATCATCTTTG GAGAGTGGTTCAATGCAGATCCAGAGGCAATCATTAACCAGGCAATGCAAACGGGTGGAGGCCCAAATGTCTCTGATGCCTACACTATCAATGGATTTCCAGGGCCGTTGTATAACTGCTCTGCCAAAG ATACTTTCAAGCTGAAGGTAAAGCCAGGAAAGACTTACCTTCTTCGCATGATCAATGCCGCACTCAATGACGAGCTCTTCTTCAGCATAGCAAACCATACACTCACAGTTGTAGATGTTGATGCTATTTATGTGAAACCATTTGATACCGAGACACTTCTCATTGCTCCTGGACAAACCACAAATGTTCTTCTAAAGACCAAGCCCCACCACCCAAACGCCAGTTTTTTCATGTCTGCTAGACCTTACGTGACTGGTCAAGGAACTTTTGATAATTCAACTGTTGCTGGAATCTTAGAATATGAAGAATCAAACAAAACCATTAAATCAAGCCACTCCCCTAAGAAACTGCCGCTCTATAAACCAAATCTACCACCTCTAAATGACACTTCATTTGCTACAAGTTTCACCAGCAAACTCCGCAGCCTAGCAAGTGCAGAATTCCCTGCCAATGTGCCGCAAAAGGTTGACAGGCAATTTTTCTTCAGTGTAGGCCTTGGAACAAACCCATGCTCCAAAAACAAAACCTGCCAGGGACCAAATGGAACAATGTTTGCAGCTTCAGTTAATAATGTATCATTTGTGATGCCAACCAAAGCTCTACTCCAAGCCCATCATTTTGGTCAATCAAAGGGCGTTTACAGTCCTAACTTTCCAATCAATCCACTAATCCCTTTTAATTATACCGGCACCCCACCAAACAATACTATGGTGAGCAATGGAACAAAGCTAGTTGTGCTTCCTTTTAACACCAGCGTGGAGCTCATTATGCAGGACACCAGCATACTTAGCGCTGAGAGCCACCCTCTTCATTTGCATGGTTTCAATTTCTTTGTTGTTGGTGAAGGATTTGGGAACTTTGATCCAAAAAAGGATCCTGCAAATTTCAATCTTGTTGACCCCGTTGAAAGGAATACCGTGGGAGTGCCCTCTGGAGGCTGGGTTGCTATACGTTTTCTAGCCGACAACCCAG GTGTATGGTTCATGCATTGCCATCTAGAAGTGCACACAAGCTGGGGCTTGAAGATGGCTTGGGTTGTCCTGGATGGAAAGCTTCCCAATCAGAAGCTGCTTCCTCCACCAGCCGATCTTCCCAAGTGTTGA
- the LOC133701280 gene encoding laccase-17-like: MGVYLLPSPASLVVFLSSFVTLFVHPQPAIAITRHYKFDVCVTYMNLSKVMLQNVTRLCHTKSMVTVNGKFPGPCIVAREGDRLLIKVVNHVQNNISIHWHGIRQLRSGWADGPAYITQCPIQTGQSYVYNYTIIGQRGTLWWHAHISWLRSTLYGPLIILPKLGTPYPFAKPDKEVPIIFGEWFNADPEAIINQAMQTGGGPNVSDAYTINGLPGPLYNCSAKNTFKLKVKPGKTYLLRMINAELNDELFFSIANHTLTVVDVDAIYVKPFDTETLLIAPGQTTNVLLKTKPHHPNASFFMSARPYVTGQGTFDNSTVAGILEYEVARKTIQSSHFPKKLPLYKPNLPPLNDTSFATIFTSKLRSLASAEFPANVPQKIDRHFFFTVGLGTNPCSKNQTCQGPNGTRFAASVNNVSFVMPTKAVLEAHHFGQSKGVYSPNFPISPLIPFDYTGTPQNNTMVSHGTKLVVLPFNTSVELIMQDTSILGAESHPLHLHGFNFFVVGQGFGNFDPKKDPENFNLVDPVERNTVGVPSGGWVAIRFLADNPGVWFMHCHVELHMSWGLMMAWVVLDGKLPNHKLLPPPVDLPKC, encoded by the exons ATGGGTGTCTATCTTCTTCCATCACCAGCATCTCTGGtggtttttctctcctcttttgtCACTTTGTTTGTCCATCCTCAGCCTGCGATTGCCATTACCAGGCACTACAAATTTGATGTATGTGTTACATACATGAATTTGTCGAAA GTCATGTTACAAAATGTGACGCGCCTTTGCCACACCAAGAGCATGGTAACAGTCAATGGGAAGTTCCCTGGGCCTTGTATTGTTGCTAGGGAGGGTGATCGTCTTCTTATTAAAGTGGTTAACCATGTCCAAAACAATATCTCTATTCACTG GCATGGAATTCGGCAGCTTCGAAGTGGGTGGGCTGATGGACCGGCATACATAACTCAGTGCCCTATACAAACTGGACAGAGCTATGTGTACAACTACACCATCATAGGACAAAGAGGCACTCTTTGGTGGCATGCCCACATATCATGGTTAAGATCAACTCTCTACGGTCCACTTATCATTCTTCCCAAACTCGGCACTCCTTATCCATTTGCTAAACCTGACAAGGAAGTTCCGATCATCTTTG GAGAGTGGTTCAATGCAGATCCAGAGGCAATCATTAACCAGGCAATGCAAACGGGTGGAGGCCCAAATGTCTCTGATGCCTACACTATCAATGGACTCCCAGGGCCATTGTATAACTGCTCTGCCAAAA ATACTTTCAAGCTGAAGGTAAAGCCAGGAAAGACTTACCTTCTTCGCATGATCAACGCCGAACTCAATGACGAGCTCTTCTTCAGCATAGCAAACCATACACTCAcagttgttgatgttgatgctaTTTATGTGAAACCATTTGATACCGAGACACTTCTCATTGCTCCTGGACAAACCACAAATGTTCTTCTAAAGACCAAGCCCCACCACCCAAACGCCAGTTTTTTCATGTCTGCTAGACCTTACGTGACTGGTCAAGGAACTTTTGATAATTCAACTGTTGCTGGAATCTTAGAATATGAAGTTGCACGCAAAACAATTCAATCAAGCCACTTCCCTAAGAAACTGCCGCTCTATAAACCAAATCTACCACCTCTAAATGACACTTCATTTGCTACAATTTTCACCAGCAAACTCCGCAGCCTAGCAAGTGCAGAATTCCCAGCCAATGTGCCGCAAAAGATCGACAGACATTTTTTCTTCACCGTAGGCCTCGGAACAAATCCGTGCTCTAAAAACCAAACCTGCCAGGGACCAAATGGAACAAGGTTTGCAGCTTCAGTTAATAATGTATCATTTGTAATGCCGACCAAAGCTGTACTCGAAGCCCATCATTTTGGTCAATCAAAGGGCGTTTACAGTCCTAACTTTCCAATCAGTCCACTAATCCCTTTTGATTATACCGGCACCCCACAAAACAATACTATGGTGAGCCATGGAACAAAGCTAGTTGTGCTTCCTTTTAACACCAGCGTGGAGCTCATTATGCAGGACACCAGCATCCTTGGTGCTGAGAGCCACCCTCTTCATTTGCATGGTTTCAATTTCTTTGTTGTTGGTCAAGGTTTTGGGAACTTTGATCCAAAAAAGGATCCGGAAAATTTCAATCTTGTCGACCCCGTTGAAAGGAATACTGTGGGAGTGCCCTCTGGAGGCTGGGTTGCTATACGGTTTTTAGCAGACAATCCAG GTGTATGGTTCATGCATTGTCATGTAGAATTGCACATGAGCTGGGGCTTGATGATGGCTTGGGTTGTCTTGGATGGAAAGCTTCCCAATCACAAGCTGCTTCCTCCACCAGTTGATCTTCCTAAGTGTTGA